One stretch of bacterium DNA includes these proteins:
- a CDS encoding ribonuclease HII: MGSTVVAAGLCGVDEAGRGPLAGPVVAGAVILGGDCRPAGLNDSKKVSEPERARLEGLIRGRAAAWATGRAEVEEIDRLGILPATFLAMRRAVSALDREPGFLLVDGRDYPFHPRPGRAIVKGDGLSACVAAAGILAKEERDRELRRLDLLFPGWGFARHKGYGTSVHLALLRERGRLPIHRRSFRLPWEKGAEPLPLA, encoded by the coding sequence ATGGGATCGACGGTCGTGGCGGCCGGCCTGTGCGGGGTGGATGAGGCGGGCCGCGGTCCCCTGGCCGGACCCGTCGTGGCCGGCGCCGTCATCTTGGGAGGGGATTGCCGACCCGCCGGCCTGAACGACTCGAAAAAAGTGAGTGAGCCGGAGCGGGCGCGTCTGGAGGGTCTCATCCGCGGGCGGGCAGCGGCCTGGGCCACCGGCCGCGCCGAGGTGGAGGAGATCGACCGGCTGGGCATCCTGCCCGCCACCTTCCTGGCCATGCGGCGGGCCGTGTCCGCCCTGGACCGGGAGCCCGGTTTCCTGCTGGTGGACGGGCGGGACTATCCCTTCCACCCGCGTCCGGGACGGGCCATCGTCAAAGGGGACGGCTTGAGCGCCTGCGTGGCGGCGGCGGGCATCCTGGCCAAGGAGGAGCGGGATCGCGAGCTGCGCCGCCTGGACCTCCTCTTCCCAGGCTGGGGTTTCGCCCGCCACAAGGGATACGGGACTTCCGTCCATCTGGCCCTTCTGCGGGAGAGGGGCCGCCTGCCCATCCACCGCCGCAGCTTCCGCCTGCCCTGGGAAAAAGGAGCGGAGCCCCTGCCTTTGGCTTGA
- a CDS encoding tyrosine recombinase, whose translation MVETGRLLRRYLDHCRFERGLSENTLSAYEHDLLRYFEALELQDRSPLDVDIRGLERYLALVAELGLSVRSQSRAVSVLRGFHAWLTAEDLRGSDPARLLETPRLVRSLPRTLARPEMERLLTPPAVKAGGLQERLAARDQALLEVAYGAGLRVSELCGLGYQHMLPEEGLLRIFGKGAKERVVPLGDPGWLALRHYLGEARAFLAARSRSAERGRQGAWRVFLNHLGGPLTRMGFWKILQKRLAATGLSGDFHPHSLRHSFATHLLEGGASLRAVQEMLGHADIATTQIYTHVDREFLKAQYRAHHPRG comes from the coding sequence ATGGTGGAGACCGGCCGCCTGCTGCGTCGCTATCTGGACCATTGCCGCTTCGAGCGCGGCCTGTCCGAGAACACCCTCTCCGCCTACGAGCACGATCTGCTCCGCTACTTCGAGGCGCTCGAATTGCAGGATCGAAGCCCCCTGGACGTGGACATCCGCGGTCTTGAGCGCTATCTGGCCCTGGTCGCCGAACTGGGCCTCTCCGTGCGCAGCCAGTCCCGCGCCGTCAGCGTGCTGCGCGGTTTCCACGCCTGGCTGACGGCCGAGGACCTGCGCGGCAGCGACCCCGCCCGCCTGTTGGAGACGCCCCGCCTGGTGCGCAGCCTGCCCCGCACCCTCGCCCGTCCCGAGATGGAGCGCCTGCTCACGCCGCCCGCGGTCAAGGCGGGCGGCTTGCAGGAGCGGCTGGCGGCGCGCGACCAGGCCCTGCTCGAGGTGGCCTACGGCGCCGGCCTGCGGGTCAGCGAGCTGTGCGGCCTGGGCTACCAGCACATGCTGCCCGAGGAGGGCCTGCTCCGCATTTTCGGCAAGGGGGCCAAGGAGCGGGTGGTGCCCCTGGGCGACCCGGGCTGGCTGGCCCTGCGCCACTATCTGGGGGAGGCGCGCGCCTTCCTCGCCGCCCGCTCGCGCAGCGCCGAGCGGGGGCGGCAGGGCGCCTGGCGGGTCTTCCTCAACCACCTGGGCGGACCCCTGACGCGCATGGGCTTCTGGAAGATCCTGCAGAAGCGCCTGGCGGCCACCGGCCTGAGCGGGGACTTCCATCCCCACAGCCTGCGCCACAGTTTCGCCACCCATCTGCTCGAGGGCGGAGCCAGTCTGCGCGCCGTGCAGGAGATGCTGGGCCACGCCGACATCGCCACGACGCAGATCTACACCCATGTGGATCGCGAGTTCCTCAAGGCCCAGTACCGGGCGCACCATCCCCGGGGCTGA
- a CDS encoding ATP-binding protein encodes MERSLCIPSDPAAIDLVEAFLSAIASDLGLTDDQAGDLIIAGTEAANNAILHGNQQRRDLSVRLHARVAPCRQGRYLELSVSDEGHGLPDTPQADPTEPEHLLDISGRGLLIIRHLMDEVRVETSERGMRIVLVKTIT; translated from the coding sequence ATGGAGCGCAGCCTGTGCATCCCCTCGGACCCGGCGGCCATCGATCTGGTCGAGGCCTTCCTCAGCGCCATCGCCAGCGACCTGGGCCTCACCGACGATCAGGCCGGGGATCTCATCATCGCCGGCACGGAGGCGGCCAACAACGCCATCCTCCATGGCAACCAGCAGCGCCGGGACCTGAGCGTCCGCCTCCATGCGCGCGTCGCCCCCTGCCGGCAAGGCCGCTATCTGGAACTCAGCGTCAGCGACGAGGGCCACGGCCTGCCCGACACGCCTCAGGCTGATCCCACCGAGCCGGAACACCTGCTGGACATCTCCGGCCGCGGCCTGCTCATCATCCGCCACTTGATGGACGAGGTGCGGGTGGAGACTAGTGAACGCGGCATGCGCATCGTCCTGGTGAAGACCATCACCTGA
- a CDS encoding EutN/CcmL family microcompartment protein, whose translation MNLARVVGRVWATRKAPGLEQAALLVIQPVDGDGRPEGALLAAVDLMGSARGQWVYFVASKEAALPLPHALTPVDATIVGIVDHVDR comes from the coding sequence ATGAATCTGGCGAGAGTGGTGGGCAGGGTCTGGGCCACGCGCAAGGCGCCCGGGCTGGAACAGGCTGCCCTCCTGGTGATCCAGCCCGTGGACGGAGATGGCCGCCCCGAGGGCGCCCTCCTGGCGGCGGTGGACCTGATGGGGTCCGCCCGCGGCCAATGGGTCTACTTCGTGGCTTCCAAGGAGGCGGCCCTGCCCTTGCCGCACGCATTGACACCGGTGGATGCCACCATCGTCGGGATCGTGGATCACGTGGATCGTTGA
- a CDS encoding NUDIX hydrolase has protein sequence MTAEDRLRETVLASRRLLDGKLLQVHEDTVLLPDGRQGLREWIRHPGAVAVIAHRREEDRVVLVRQYRHPVGRILWELPAGKLDPGEAVEACGRRELEEETGWRAGQLEAALTLLPCIGYSNEVIHVLYTEELTSGQRRLDQGEFLEVRELALPELRGMVERGEIEDGKTLVALYWLFARLDRTKAP, from the coding sequence ATGACGGCCGAGGACCGGTTGCGCGAAACCGTCCTGGCCAGCCGACGGCTGCTGGACGGCAAGCTGCTCCAGGTCCATGAGGACACGGTGCTCCTGCCCGACGGCCGCCAGGGCTTGCGGGAGTGGATCCGCCACCCGGGCGCCGTGGCCGTGATCGCGCACCGGCGGGAGGAGGACCGCGTCGTGCTGGTGCGGCAGTACCGCCACCCGGTGGGGCGCATCCTGTGGGAGCTGCCGGCGGGCAAGCTCGATCCCGGCGAAGCGGTGGAGGCCTGCGGCCGCCGCGAGCTGGAGGAGGAGACCGGCTGGCGGGCAGGCCAACTGGAGGCTGCCCTCACCCTCTTGCCCTGCATTGGCTACTCCAACGAGGTCATCCATGTCCTTTACACGGAGGAGCTGACGAGCGGCCAGCGGCGGCTGGATCAGGGCGAGTTCCTGGAGGTGCGCGAGCTGGCCCTGCCCGAGCTGCGCGGCATGGTGGAGCGGGGGGAGATCGAAGACGGCAAGACCCTGGTCGCCCTGTACTGGCTCTTCGCCCGGCTGGACCGGACAAAGGCCCCATGA
- a CDS encoding phosphopentomutase, producing the protein MSRKRFILLVLDGVGAGELPDAALFGDAGANTLGNLARHQGGLALPNLQALGLGKILELQGVPPVAAPLASWGRMAEKSMGKDSTLGHWELMGLVTSTALPTYPQGFPGELVSAWCRAAGLPGVLGNCVASGTEIIERLGAEHLATGRPILYTSADSVFQVAAHEEAFGLERLLAACRIARDLLQGEHAVARVIARPFLGSAGSFARTPNRRDFSLPPWAPTAIDAMAAAGVEVVSIGKIRDLFAGVGIERALGAKGNDEGLDRLEELLDQGGDRRQLILLNLVDFDMLWGHRLDPAGFRGGLEAFDRRLPDLLGRLGEADLLIITADHGNDPTGSSTDHSREYVPLLAYRAARPGRPLGRRASFADVGATLREWFGLAAADAGVSFLGDMA; encoded by the coding sequence ATGAGTCGGAAGAGATTCATCCTGCTCGTCCTGGACGGGGTGGGTGCCGGTGAATTGCCGGATGCCGCCCTCTTCGGCGATGCGGGAGCCAACACCCTGGGGAATCTGGCCCGCCATCAGGGCGGACTGGCCCTGCCCAACCTGCAGGCGCTGGGACTGGGCAAGATCCTCGAGCTGCAAGGCGTGCCACCGGTGGCCGCGCCCCTCGCCTCCTGGGGGCGGATGGCGGAGAAGTCCATGGGCAAGGATTCCACCCTGGGGCACTGGGAGCTGATGGGCCTGGTGACGTCCACGGCGCTGCCCACTTACCCTCAGGGTTTCCCGGGGGAACTGGTCTCCGCCTGGTGCCGGGCGGCCGGCCTGCCCGGCGTCCTGGGGAACTGCGTCGCCTCGGGCACGGAGATCATCGAGCGCTTGGGCGCCGAGCACCTCGCCACCGGTCGGCCCATCCTCTACACCAGCGCCGACAGCGTCTTCCAGGTGGCGGCCCATGAGGAGGCTTTCGGGCTGGAGCGCCTGCTGGCGGCGTGTCGCATCGCCCGCGACCTCTTGCAGGGCGAGCACGCGGTGGCCCGGGTGATCGCCCGTCCCTTCCTCGGCTCCGCCGGCTCCTTCGCCCGCACGCCCAACCGCCGCGACTTCAGCCTGCCGCCCTGGGCGCCCACCGCCATCGACGCGATGGCCGCGGCCGGGGTGGAGGTGGTCTCCATCGGCAAGATCCGGGACCTCTTCGCCGGAGTGGGCATCGAGCGCGCCCTCGGCGCCAAGGGCAACGATGAGGGGCTGGACCGCCTGGAGGAGCTGCTGGACCAGGGCGGCGACCGGCGGCAACTCATCCTGCTCAACCTGGTGGACTTCGACATGCTGTGGGGCCACCGCCTGGATCCGGCGGGCTTCCGGGGCGGGCTCGAGGCCTTCGACCGCCGCCTCCCCGACCTGCTGGGGCGCTTGGGTGAAGCAGACCTGCTGATCATCACCGCCGACCACGGCAACGATCCCACCGGCAGCTCCACCGACCACAGCCGGGAGTACGTGCCCCTCCTTGCCTATCGGGCCGCTCGGCCAGGCCGGCCCCTGGGCCGGCGCGCCTCCTTCGCCGACGTGGGCGCCACCCTGCGGGAGTGGTTCGGACTGGCGGCTGCGGACGCGGGAGTCTCCTTCCTGGGCGACATGGCCTGA
- a CDS encoding deoxyhypusine synthase family protein — translation MTLGPVSAHLRHHFRHFNAAALIDAADGYTAHLDQGGRMLVSLAGAMSTAELGLSLAGMIRQGKVDIISCTGANLEEDLFNLVAHRHYVRVPHYRDLAPADEQALLERHLNRVTDTCIPEEEAIRVLERAVLEEWQGADREGRSHFPHEFMYRLIRSGMLADRYQIDPRDSWLVAAAERDLPIIVPGWEDSTLGNIYAAHCMKGDVKRVHTVRTGIEYMTFLADWYRRTAYEHSVGFFQIGGGIAGDFPICVVPMLEQDMAEESTPLWGYFCQISDSTTSYGSYSGAVPNEKITWGKLGLDTPRFIIESDATIVAPLIFALVLNQ, via the coding sequence ATGACCCTCGGTCCCGTCTCGGCCCATCTGCGCCACCACTTCCGCCACTTCAACGCGGCGGCCCTCATCGACGCCGCCGACGGCTACACGGCCCACCTCGATCAGGGCGGGCGCATGCTGGTCTCCCTGGCCGGCGCCATGAGCACGGCCGAGCTGGGGCTCAGCCTGGCCGGGATGATCCGCCAGGGCAAGGTGGACATCATTTCCTGCACCGGGGCGAACCTTGAGGAGGACCTCTTCAACCTGGTGGCGCACCGTCACTATGTGCGGGTGCCTCACTACCGGGACCTGGCTCCCGCCGACGAGCAGGCCCTGCTTGAACGGCACCTCAACCGCGTGACGGACACCTGCATTCCCGAGGAGGAGGCGATCCGCGTCCTCGAGCGGGCCGTGCTGGAGGAGTGGCAGGGCGCCGACCGCGAGGGGCGCAGCCACTTCCCGCACGAGTTCATGTACCGCCTCATCCGCAGCGGCATGCTGGCCGACCGCTACCAGATCGACCCGCGGGACAGCTGGCTGGTGGCCGCCGCCGAACGCGACCTCCCCATCATCGTGCCGGGCTGGGAGGACAGCACCCTGGGCAACATCTACGCGGCCCACTGCATGAAGGGCGACGTCAAGCGGGTCCACACCGTGCGGACCGGCATCGAGTACATGACTTTCCTGGCCGACTGGTACCGCCGCACCGCCTACGAGCACAGCGTGGGCTTCTTCCAGATCGGCGGCGGCATCGCCGGGGACTTCCCCATCTGCGTCGTGCCCATGCTCGAACAGGACATGGCGGAGGAGAGCACGCCGCTCTGGGGCTACTTCTGCCAGATCAGCGACTCCACCACCAGCTATGGCAGCTACAGCGGCGCCGTGCCCAACGAGAAGATCACCTGGGGCAAGCTGGGGCTGGACACGCCGCGCTTCATCATCGAGTCGGACGCCACCATCGTGGCGCCCCTCATCTTCGCCCTCGTCCTCAACCAATAG
- a CDS encoding uracil-DNA glycosylase: protein MSDPLDAVVALLAALPGLPHCFHPYASGDQERDALRRANLRSYLGEMMARRPVAALVGEAPGIHGCHWTGVPFMGERLLTRGLARHGLFGPDKGYRWTSSHPRGESEASGTILWGIIEELPVVPFVWNAFPLHPFHADRPASNRTPTPAELAACAHILPIMLSLFPIEQVVAVGRKAEGLLGDLGIAHQAVRHPANGGAPACRAGLLALLG from the coding sequence GTGTCCGACCCCCTGGACGCTGTCGTGGCGCTGCTGGCCGCGCTGCCCGGCCTGCCCCACTGCTTTCATCCATACGCCAGCGGCGACCAGGAGCGCGATGCCCTTCGCCGGGCCAATCTGCGCAGCTATCTGGGGGAGATGATGGCGCGTCGTCCCGTCGCCGCCCTGGTGGGCGAGGCGCCCGGCATCCACGGTTGCCACTGGACGGGCGTACCCTTCATGGGGGAGCGGCTCCTGACCCGCGGACTGGCCCGCCACGGCCTCTTCGGGCCGGACAAGGGCTACCGCTGGACGAGCAGCCACCCGCGGGGGGAGAGCGAAGCCTCGGGCACGATCCTCTGGGGCATCATCGAGGAGTTGCCTGTTGTGCCCTTTGTCTGGAATGCCTTTCCCCTTCATCCCTTTCATGCCGACCGGCCGGCCAGCAACCGCACCCCCACGCCCGCCGAGCTGGCCGCCTGCGCCCACATCCTGCCTATCATGTTGTCCCTTTTCCCCATCGAGCAGGTGGTGGCGGTGGGGCGGAAGGCGGAAGGCCTGCTGGGGGATCTGGGCATCGCGCACCAGGCCGTGCGCCATCCCGCCAACGGGGGGGCTCCCGCCTGCCGGGCGGGCTTGCTGGCGCTGCTGGGCTGA
- a CDS encoding methyltransferase domain-containing protein — MRDELIDQMERVQREHFWFRARAAILHRLLRPWLRTGLRVLDAGCGTGLLLAGLPAGLRLAGLDSSPRALAHAAARLPGADLRLGALPGPLPFPPGGQDLILLTDVLEHIADDGAALAALAALLAPGGRLLLTVPAHPALWTRHDEEHGHQRRYTRRTLRRVIDQAGLRVERLTGFNCLLLPAVLAVRLLKRLTGRDGDDMEPPPAPLNALLQWIFALERFWLPHAGFPAGVSLLAIARRPDPSSALPATPRRP; from the coding sequence ATGCGCGACGAGTTGATCGACCAGATGGAGCGCGTGCAGCGGGAGCATTTCTGGTTCCGGGCCCGCGCCGCCATCCTCCACCGCCTGCTGCGGCCCTGGCTGCGGACCGGGTTGCGGGTGCTGGATGCCGGCTGCGGCACCGGCCTGCTGCTGGCCGGGCTGCCGGCGGGATTGCGCCTGGCCGGGCTGGACAGCAGCCCGCGGGCCCTGGCGCATGCCGCCGCCCGCCTGCCCGGGGCCGACCTGCGGCTGGGGGCCCTGCCCGGCCCGCTCCCTTTTCCACCCGGCGGCCAGGACCTCATCCTGCTCACCGACGTGCTGGAGCACATTGCCGACGATGGCGCCGCCCTGGCCGCCCTGGCCGCCCTGCTCGCCCCCGGCGGCCGCCTCCTGCTCACCGTTCCCGCCCACCCCGCCCTCTGGACGCGCCATGACGAGGAGCACGGCCACCAGCGCCGCTACACGCGCCGGACCCTGCGCCGGGTCATCGACCAGGCCGGCCTGCGTGTGGAGCGGCTCACCGGCTTCAACTGCCTCCTCCTCCCCGCCGTCCTGGCCGTGCGCCTGCTCAAGCGCCTGACCGGCCGCGACGGGGACGACATGGAGCCCCCCCCCGCGCCGCTCAACGCACTCCTGCAATGGATCTTCGCCCTGGAGCGCTTCTGGCTGCCCCATGCCGGCTTTCCCGCCGGCGTGTCGCTCCTGGCCATCGCCCGGCGTCCGGATCCGTCCAGCGCGCTCCCTGCCACGCCGCGTCGGCCCTGA
- a CDS encoding EutN/CcmL family microcompartment protein: MQLGRVIGTVWATRKDPKLTGMKFLVVRHLDFDYREKEAHTVAVDSVGAGVGEVVLMAAGSSARLTISTDGTPVDTVIMAIVDRVDLDGPAMAAGGR; this comes from the coding sequence ATGCAGCTGGGCAGGGTGATCGGCACGGTCTGGGCCACGCGCAAGGACCCCAAGCTGACCGGCATGAAGTTCCTGGTGGTGCGTCACCTGGATTTCGACTACCGGGAGAAGGAGGCCCACACCGTGGCGGTGGACAGCGTGGGGGCCGGCGTGGGCGAGGTGGTGCTGATGGCCGCCGGCTCCAGCGCGCGCCTGACCATCTCCACCGACGGCACGCCGGTGGACACCGTGATCATGGCCATCGTCGACCGCGTGGACTTGGACGGCCCGGCCATGGCGGCGGGCGGGAGATGA
- the recJ gene encoding single-stranded-DNA-specific exonuclease RecJ, with product MTRPWVVRSGPWSEGDVAGRIARSRGLDPALEQRHDPFLMAGMADAVGRLRRAIDQRERILVFGDYDADGVTAATLLRQGLADLGARVAVRLPHRVGEGYGLQGSQVEEIIAAGAKLLITADNGSSAHEALALAARSGLDVIVVDHHHCPAELPPAVAVLNPRRADCPYPFKSLAAVGVAWKLLAALDWPGLEEGLDLVALGTVADLATLKGENRLLVREGLARIRQGGRPGLAALLALPGATREGVDARTLGWQLGPRINCAGRLAEADLAWRLLEATEAGEARTLAERLDTLNQERRRVQDEAVRQAEQVLRESAELPAILIFVGRDWHLGVIGLIAGRLCQSTERPVLVMSRVLGTGLVKGSARSVPGLHITEAIARHAHLLESYGGHAEAAGLSIREEQLPAFIEGLGQDVAEAWSGIPAPSLVIDSAVAAAELDLTLPVRLQALEPCGAGNPRPRLGIFQARVERFFEIGGGKHLKCWVQAEGRRLEAVWWSQGAAAASYQVGQEVDLAFAPQVNSWNGRTELQLVIEALRPARPPLIEGD from the coding sequence ATGACGCGGCCCTGGGTCGTGCGCAGCGGACCCTGGTCGGAGGGGGACGTGGCCGGGCGGATCGCCCGCAGCCGCGGGCTTGATCCAGCCCTCGAGCAGCGACACGACCCCTTCCTCATGGCCGGCATGGCCGACGCGGTGGGCCGCCTGCGCCGGGCCATCGACCAGCGCGAGCGCATCCTCGTGTTCGGCGACTATGACGCCGACGGCGTCACCGCGGCCACCCTGCTGCGCCAGGGCCTGGCCGACCTGGGCGCCCGCGTCGCCGTGCGCCTGCCCCACCGGGTGGGAGAGGGCTACGGCCTGCAGGGCTCCCAGGTGGAGGAGATCATCGCCGCCGGCGCCAAGCTGCTCATCACCGCGGACAACGGCTCCTCGGCCCACGAGGCCCTGGCCCTGGCCGCCCGCTCCGGCCTGGACGTCATCGTGGTCGACCACCACCACTGTCCCGCGGAGCTGCCGCCCGCCGTCGCCGTGCTCAATCCGCGCCGCGCCGACTGCCCCTATCCCTTCAAGAGCCTGGCGGCCGTGGGCGTGGCCTGGAAGCTGCTGGCCGCCCTGGACTGGCCCGGCCTGGAGGAGGGCCTGGATCTGGTGGCCCTGGGCACCGTGGCCGATCTGGCCACCCTCAAGGGCGAGAACCGCCTGCTGGTGCGGGAGGGACTGGCGCGGATCCGCCAGGGCGGGCGCCCGGGCCTGGCCGCCCTGCTCGCCCTGCCCGGCGCCACGCGGGAGGGCGTCGACGCCCGCACCCTGGGCTGGCAGCTGGGCCCGCGCATCAACTGCGCCGGCCGCCTGGCCGAGGCCGACCTCGCCTGGCGCCTGTTGGAGGCGACGGAGGCGGGAGAGGCGCGCACCCTGGCCGAGCGGCTGGACACCCTCAACCAGGAGCGCCGCCGCGTCCAGGACGAGGCGGTGCGCCAGGCTGAACAGGTGCTGCGGGAAAGCGCCGAGCTGCCCGCCATCCTCATCTTCGTGGGGCGGGATTGGCACCTGGGGGTGATCGGCCTCATCGCCGGCCGCCTGTGTCAAAGCACGGAACGGCCCGTCCTCGTCATGAGCCGCGTGCTGGGCACGGGTCTGGTCAAGGGCAGCGCCCGCAGCGTGCCCGGTCTCCACATCACGGAGGCGATCGCCCGCCACGCCCACCTGCTGGAAAGCTATGGGGGCCATGCCGAGGCGGCCGGCCTCAGCATCCGCGAGGAGCAGCTCCCCGCCTTCATTGAAGGGCTGGGCCAGGACGTGGCCGAGGCGTGGAGCGGGATCCCGGCGCCCTCCCTCGTCATCGACAGCGCCGTGGCGGCGGCTGAGCTGGACCTCACCCTGCCGGTCCGCCTGCAGGCGCTGGAACCTTGCGGGGCCGGCAACCCGCGGCCGCGCCTGGGCATCTTCCAGGCCCGCGTCGAGCGCTTCTTCGAGATCGGCGGCGGCAAGCATCTCAAGTGCTGGGTGCAGGCCGAGGGGCGCCGGCTGGAGGCGGTGTGGTGGAGCCAGGGGGCGGCGGCCGCCTCCTACCAGGTCGGCCAGGAGGTGGACCTCGCCTTTGCGCCCCAGGTCAACAGCTGGAACGGGCGCACGGAGCTGCAGCTGGTGATCGAGGCCCTGCGACCTGCCCGGCCTCCCCTCATCGAGGGGGATTGA
- a CDS encoding M1 family metallopeptidase: protein MRIFQFILLALAALSAAASSAAPPDGFDEESWMKSHLAAWQGRLRPERTARLDDRIDLAWVDLALAPDLVTGFLAGEATLCLRSREAGLQEVAFDLHDNLAVSQVEGATSYSHAGDLLLCHLPQPLDSGAQVCLTIHYAGNPASVGFGSYSLGSHGGVPILSTLSEPNGAPSWWPTKDDPADKADSAQVRITVPLGFTATSNGTLEVVDTLGTQLTWRWRERHPIATYLLCMTVTNFVAIHDQYMGLDGSPMPVVHYVWPEHLANATEDFNVTVPMIGFFASRFGEYPFLDEKYGHSIFTWGGAMEHQCNTSYGQVLIRGDHAYDYIVAHELAHQWYGDQVTCAAWEDIWLNEGFATYAEALWKEHLGGHAALVQHMTTRCFVTDPSGPIYDPPSTFNANTVYRKGAWLLHMLRGQVGDSAFLPLLHDWAQGPFSYGSAHVADFTAHAAAYTGRDLTGLWNGYLYGTNRPNYRWDWRARTVGGLPVCELRVRQNQAEPPFDLWLPWRITAGGSLDRQVRNHLRLQGHVVVTGQAPSAVQLDPDDWILETKGLANWNGALRHLALLARHADGAVPAPGLVRARCGTSPGAGDWRPGQEQGVVALELRELAPAWNDGDSLWIELEGLDPGRPAERLAFALAPGSSDWQDLGLRQLQTLAAPVTTATWTAAGLRLEWAAVPGAWAYRVEAADEPWPQLWQSLGETTGTVWQEAPVQERRCYRVVALTLP from the coding sequence ATGCGGATCTTCCAGTTCATCCTGTTGGCCCTGGCGGCCCTGTCCGCGGCCGCGTCCTCCGCCGCCCCGCCGGACGGATTTGACGAGGAATCCTGGATGAAGTCCCATCTGGCGGCCTGGCAGGGCCGGCTCCGGCCGGAGCGGACCGCCCGCTTGGACGACCGCATCGATCTGGCCTGGGTCGACCTCGCCCTGGCGCCCGATCTTGTCACGGGTTTTCTGGCGGGCGAGGCCACCCTCTGCCTGCGCAGCCGGGAGGCCGGACTGCAGGAGGTGGCCTTCGACCTGCACGACAACCTGGCTGTCTCCCAAGTGGAGGGCGCCACCTCCTACAGCCACGCCGGCGATCTTCTGCTCTGCCACTTGCCCCAGCCCCTGGACAGCGGCGCCCAGGTCTGCTTGACCATTCATTACGCGGGCAACCCCGCCAGCGTCGGCTTCGGCTCCTACAGTCTGGGCAGCCACGGCGGGGTGCCCATCCTCTCCACCTTGAGCGAACCCAACGGCGCCCCGTCGTGGTGGCCCACCAAGGACGACCCCGCGGACAAGGCCGACTCGGCCCAGGTGCGCATCACCGTGCCGCTGGGTTTCACGGCCACCTCCAACGGCACGTTGGAGGTGGTGGACACGCTGGGGACGCAGCTCACCTGGCGCTGGCGGGAACGGCACCCCATCGCCACCTATCTCCTGTGCATGACGGTCACCAACTTCGTCGCCATCCACGACCAGTACATGGGGCTGGACGGCAGCCCCATGCCGGTCGTGCACTACGTGTGGCCCGAGCATCTGGCCAACGCCACCGAGGACTTCAACGTGACCGTGCCCATGATCGGCTTCTTCGCCTCGCGCTTCGGCGAGTACCCCTTCCTCGACGAGAAGTACGGCCACAGCATCTTCACCTGGGGCGGCGCCATGGAGCACCAGTGCAACACGAGCTACGGCCAAGTGCTCATCCGTGGCGACCATGCCTACGACTACATCGTGGCCCACGAGCTGGCCCATCAGTGGTACGGCGACCAGGTCACCTGCGCCGCCTGGGAGGACATCTGGCTCAACGAGGGCTTCGCCACCTACGCGGAGGCGCTGTGGAAGGAACACCTGGGCGGGCACGCCGCCCTCGTCCAGCACATGACCACCCGCTGCTTTGTCACTGATCCCAGCGGCCCCATCTATGATCCGCCCTCCACTTTCAACGCCAACACGGTCTACCGCAAGGGTGCCTGGCTGCTGCACATGCTGCGCGGCCAAGTGGGGGACAGCGCTTTCCTCCCCCTGCTGCACGACTGGGCGCAGGGGCCCTTCTCCTATGGCTCGGCCCACGTGGCCGACTTCACGGCCCATGCCGCCGCCTACACCGGGCGCGATCTGACGGGGCTGTGGAACGGCTACCTCTACGGTACGAACCGCCCCAACTATCGATGGGACTGGCGGGCGCGCACTGTGGGCGGATTGCCCGTCTGCGAGCTGCGTGTGCGGCAGAACCAGGCGGAGCCGCCCTTCGACCTGTGGCTGCCCTGGCGCATCACGGCGGGCGGGAGCCTGGATCGCCAGGTGCGCAACCACCTGCGCCTGCAGGGCCATGTGGTGGTGACGGGGCAGGCGCCCAGCGCCGTCCAGCTGGATCCCGACGACTGGATCCTGGAGACGAAGGGTCTGGCCAACTGGAACGGGGCCCTGCGGCACCTCGCCTTGCTGGCCCGCCACGCCGACGGTGCCGTTCCCGCCCCGGGCCTGGTGCGGGCGCGCTGCGGGACAAGCCCCGGCGCCGGCGACTGGCGGCCTGGCCAGGAGCAGGGCGTGGTGGCGCTGGAACTGCGGGAGCTGGCCCCCGCCTGGAACGACGGCGACAGTCTGTGGATCGAGTTGGAGGGCCTGGACCCGGGCCGACCCGCCGAGCGGCTCGCTTTCGCCCTGGCGCCCGGCAGCTCTGATTGGCAGGATCTGGGCCTGCGCCAGTTGCAGACCCTGGCCGCGCCGGTGACGACGGCGACGTGGACGGCGGCAGGCCTGCGCCTGGAGTGGGCGGCTGTCCCCGGCGCCTGGGCCTATCGGGTGGAGGCCGCCGACGAGCCCTGGCCCCAGCTCTGGCAAAGCCTGGGCGAGACGACGGGGACGGTGTGGCAGGAGGCGCCGGTCCAGGAGCGCCGCTGCTACCGGGTGGTGGCCCTCACCTTGCCTTGA